A stretch of DNA from Choloepus didactylus isolate mChoDid1 chromosome 25 unlocalized genomic scaffold, mChoDid1.pri SUPER_25_unloc2, whole genome shotgun sequence:
atctgctaCCCGCTGCACTACATGATCACCATGAACCCTTGGCTCTGTGTCTTGCTCATTTTGGGGTCCTGGATTATAAGTGTCTTGTATTCAGTCTTAGAAAGCTCACTTGTTTTGCGGCTTTCCTTTTGTCAACCCTTGGAAATCCCCCACTTTTTCTGTGAATATAATCAGATTGTCCAACTTGCCTGTTCTGACACTTTCCTCAATGACATAGTGATGTACCTTTTATCTGGGCTGCTGGGTGGAGGGCCATTCATTGGCATCATTTTCTCATATTCTAAGATTGTTTCCTCCATACATGAAATTTCATCAGCTGTGGGgaaatataaagcattttccacTTGTTTGTCTCACCTCACAGTTGTCTCCTTATTTTACTGTTCTCTTTTAACTGTGTATATAAGATCCTTTGTGACACATAATGCACATGCAAGTGCACCAGCATCAGTGATGTATACTGTGTTGATACCCATGTTGAACCCTTTCATCTACAGTTTGAGGAATAAAGACATAAAGAGGGCTCTGAAAAGATTCCTTACTGGAAAGCCATAAAATATTATTAGTTGTGGGGTCAAAAAAGTCCTTTGATTTCAGGGTTCAAAGCCTCAGAAACAAAAAGTAGGAATGTTTGAAATTTCTGGGATCAGAGCCTATCTTAGAGTCAATTATGATATTAAATATGTGAAAGGAAAACTTTAAATCATTCAACATATTAGTAATGACAGAAttgttttaaatgatttattgCTACAAATTAATTAAGAATTCTTGGTTTCCTTATGCAAGATGTTGTATGCATATGGATTCAAGACTAGGTTATGTGTTCCATATTATTAATGGAAAATGtatgtttctttcctttcctgtaaTCAAAACATCTACCCTTTTCTAAATTTATCATAAATGTTGAAGCTTTTGTTAGTGCACAGTTTATGTATTGGCACTATCATGCAAATTTATAGactttaaattataaattctatATAACACAATGACAAAAGT
This window harbors:
- the LOC119525647 gene encoding olfactory receptor 7A10-like, producing METRNETRILEFLLLGISEKPELQSFLFGVFLCMYLVTISGNLLIILATITDSNLHTPMYFFLSNLSFVDICFTTTTIPKMLVNIQTQRKVISYVDCLTQMYFFLHFAGLEDLILTVMAYDRYVAICYPLHYMITMNPWLCVLLILGSWIISVLYSVLESSLVLRLSFCQPLEIPHFFCEYNQIVQLACSDTFLNDIVMYLLSGLLGGGPFIGIIFSYSKIVSSIHEISSAVGKYKAFSTCLSHLTVVSLFYCSLLTVYIRSFVTHNAHASAPASVMYTVLIPMLNPFIYSLRNKDIKRALKRFLTGKP